From Novosphingobium decolorationis, one genomic window encodes:
- the putP gene encoding sodium/proline symporter PutP, with the protein MISLTLYFVLMLGIGLYAWKKSTEDSEGYLLGGRNLHPAVAALSAGASDMSGWLLMGLPGALYASGLVEAWIGIGLFLGALVNWVVVAPRLREQTVSYGNALTIPEFLANRFPDKATLLRVVSAVIIVVFFTVYTAAGLVGGGKLFVTSFAGLFGDVGMSDYMFGIWMTAGVVLAYTMIGGFLAVSLTDFCQGCIMVVALILMPVVVLWGGQGDGFAQMEVTLTEIDPNFLSLTHGLTFIGWLSAVTWGLGYFGQPHIIVRFMAVRSVEDVKVARNIGMGWMLVSLIGALGVGLAGRAYMQRNGIPLDDPETIFIALAHLLFHPLITGFLLAALLAAIMSTISSQLLVSSSSLAEDFYRLFLRKDASEREIVNVGRVAVLIVSLAAIAIAGDPESEVLQLVSNAWAGFGAAFGPMILLALTWRGMSGAGAVSGLIVGALVVIFWIAMEWNASFLGGPGVYEIIPGVIASTLAIFAVSKMTSSKEAAAAMA; encoded by the coding sequence TTGATATCGTTAACCCTCTACTTTGTCCTGATGCTTGGCATCGGTCTCTATGCTTGGAAGAAGTCCACCGAGGACTCTGAAGGCTATCTGCTGGGCGGGCGTAACCTGCACCCGGCCGTCGCGGCGCTCTCCGCCGGGGCCTCGGACATGTCGGGCTGGCTCCTCATGGGCCTGCCGGGCGCGCTCTATGCCTCGGGGCTGGTCGAAGCCTGGATCGGCATTGGCCTTTTCCTGGGCGCACTGGTCAACTGGGTGGTGGTGGCCCCGCGCCTGCGCGAGCAGACGGTCTCCTACGGCAACGCACTGACCATTCCCGAATTCCTCGCCAACCGCTTCCCCGACAAGGCGACGCTGCTGCGCGTGGTGTCGGCGGTCATCATCGTCGTGTTCTTCACCGTCTATACCGCGGCCGGCCTTGTCGGTGGCGGCAAGCTCTTCGTCACCAGCTTTGCAGGTCTCTTCGGCGATGTCGGCATGAGCGACTACATGTTCGGGATCTGGATGACCGCAGGCGTGGTGCTGGCCTACACGATGATCGGCGGCTTTCTGGCCGTCTCGCTCACCGACTTCTGCCAGGGCTGCATCATGGTCGTCGCGCTGATCCTGATGCCGGTCGTGGTGCTCTGGGGCGGGCAGGGCGATGGTTTTGCCCAGATGGAAGTGACGCTGACCGAGATCGACCCCAACTTCCTCAGCCTCACCCATGGCCTGACCTTCATCGGCTGGCTCTCCGCGGTGACCTGGGGGCTGGGCTATTTCGGGCAGCCGCATATCATCGTGCGCTTCATGGCCGTGCGCAGTGTCGAGGACGTCAAGGTTGCACGCAACATCGGCATGGGCTGGATGCTGGTCTCGCTGATCGGCGCGTTGGGCGTGGGCCTTGCGGGCCGTGCCTACATGCAGCGCAACGGCATTCCGCTCGATGACCCCGAAACGATCTTCATCGCGCTTGCGCATCTGCTCTTCCACCCGCTCATCACCGGCTTCCTGCTGGCCGCGCTCCTCGCCGCGATCATGAGCACGATTTCCTCGCAGCTGCTGGTCTCGTCCAGCTCGCTGGCGGAAGACTTCTACCGCCTGTTCCTGCGCAAGGACGCCTCGGAGCGCGAGATCGTGAACGTGGGGCGCGTGGCCGTGCTGATCGTCTCGTTGGCGGCCATCGCCATCGCGGGTGACCCCGAGAGCGAGGTGCTCCAGCTTGTCTCGAACGCCTGGGCCGGCTTCGGCGCGGCATTCGGGCCGATGATCCTGCTCGCGCTGACCTGGCGCGGCATGTCGGGGGCGGGCGCGGTTTCGGGCCTCATCGTGGGCGCGCTGGTCGTGATCTTCTGGATCGCGATGGAGTGGAACGCGAGCTTCCTGGGCGGACCCGGCGTCTACGAGATCATTCCGGGCGTCATCGCCTCCACGCTGGCCATCTTTGCCGTCAGCAAGATGACGTCCAGCAAGGAAGCGGCCGCGGCCATGGCATGA
- a CDS encoding TadE/TadG family type IV pilus assembly protein → MKPLPSRLQELKADESGVAIIEFALIAPLFLMVLCTGLELANYARAQLRVSEIAMSVADNAGRVMGGIDEANVQEVFAGAASIGESIDFEPNGRIVLSSLETNGRTGRNAGQMIRWQRCWGDGDFEPAYGTQGTGRTNDALAQGMGRNGHRIAASSNTAIMFVEASYTYQPLIVAALFDTGTIRYESAFNVRGRQNQELSNAQGLPVASCD, encoded by the coding sequence ATGAAGCCCCTGCCCTCCCGCCTGCAGGAACTCAAAGCCGATGAGAGCGGCGTTGCGATCATCGAATTCGCCCTCATCGCGCCGCTCTTCCTGATGGTTCTGTGTACCGGCCTCGAACTCGCCAACTACGCCCGCGCACAGCTGCGCGTGAGCGAGATCGCGATGAGCGTGGCCGACAACGCCGGGCGCGTCATGGGTGGGATCGACGAGGCCAACGTCCAGGAGGTCTTCGCCGGGGCCGCCTCCATCGGCGAAAGCATCGATTTCGAGCCCAATGGCCGCATCGTCCTCTCCTCGCTGGAGACCAATGGCCGCACCGGACGCAATGCCGGCCAGATGATCCGCTGGCAGCGCTGCTGGGGGGATGGCGACTTCGAGCCCGCCTATGGCACCCAGGGCACGGGCCGCACCAACGATGCGCTGGCGCAGGGCATGGGCCGCAACGGGCACCGCATTGCCGCGTCCTCGAACACCGCGATCATGTTCGTGGAAGCCAGCTACACCTACCAGCCGCTGATCGTCGCGGCCTTGTTCGATACCGGCACGATCCGGTACGAAAGCGCCTTCAACGTGCGCGGGCGGCAGAACCAGGAACTGAGCAACGCGCAAGGCCTGCCCGTCGCCAGCTGCGACTGA
- a CDS encoding TadE/TadG family type IV pilus assembly protein: MRLPPLLRRLRRNRSGVTAVEFGLLIGPLMVLLTGAFDLGYQSYVLSVLQGTLSDAARRASVEEPEFMTEGDTTEERVAAQIRAQLASIAPNANPQITIRNYYEFSGIGNAEKLMTDVNRNGRFDYYDGDCWLDSNGNGEYDLDAGRSGIGGANDIAFYEATIEVDRLLPVHLFTGGNAAVSLTAKSAFRNQPYSAQAVPPVLCGERRR; this comes from the coding sequence ATGAGACTGCCTCCCCTCCTGCGCCGCCTGAGGCGGAACCGGAGCGGCGTCACCGCCGTCGAGTTCGGACTTCTCATCGGCCCGCTCATGGTGCTCCTGACCGGCGCCTTTGATCTTGGCTACCAGTCCTACGTGCTCTCGGTCCTGCAGGGCACTCTGTCGGACGCGGCGCGGCGCGCCTCGGTCGAAGAGCCCGAGTTCATGACCGAGGGAGACACGACCGAGGAGCGCGTGGCCGCACAGATCCGCGCGCAACTCGCCAGCATTGCTCCCAATGCCAATCCGCAGATCACGATTCGCAACTACTACGAGTTCAGCGGCATCGGGAATGCCGAGAAGCTGATGACCGACGTCAACCGCAACGGCCGCTTCGATTACTACGACGGCGACTGCTGGCTCGACAGCAACGGGAACGGCGAATATGACCTCGATGCCGGGCGCAGCGGCATCGGCGGCGCAAACGACATTGCCTTCTACGAGGCCACGATCGAGGTTGACCGCCTGCTCCCCGTCCATCTTTTCACAGGTGGCAACGCCGCGGTTTCCCTCACCGCGAAGAGCGCCTTTCGCAACCAGCCCTACAGCGCCCAGGCCGTACCGCCGGTCCTGTGCGGGGAGCGGCGGCGATGA